GTTAACCCGCTGACACGGGCAAGTTCACTGGCGTCCTGCATGTGCGCACCATGGCGACGCCTCACCTGCTCACTTAGAGGGACCTCAGCGTCAGGATCTGGGGCATTAGGGTCCTTCTCTCCTACCTCGAACCAGTCACGGAGTGGTGCGCCATCAGCAGCGCGTACTCGTTCGCGAGCGACGAGCACTGCAGCTTCCTGTTGGGTGCGGATTTTGGGACGAAGAGCGTGCTCTATAATTCTCCTAAGAGCAACCGAGCGCGTGAATAGATGTTCTGCGGGAATAGTCAGGAGAGCCCTTACGCCAATCTCGCGCTGTACCGCAAGGTCACCCGAGCTATGCGCCAAAGCATAGAATTCAGCCTCCGTCATCGCAGGCGGAAGGTCAGTTGCCATGCCATGCCATGCAGCTACGTTAAACGGTGATGGCTCGCAATATGCAGCTCGCAGTGTCGGAGATTCAGCTGCTAGCAGCTCTGGTAAGCCTTCGACTCTCTGATAATCTTGGCTATCTAATTTCGCGTGTCTCATAAACGATACAATATTCTACTTATAATGTATATATTAGCATATTAGTTAATCAGTGTCAATACAATGGCAGGTTACACCGCTGACGCGTTTCTCAATTGGCTCACGCAATCTCGACAAAATCCTGCATTTGGTCTCCCGCCTAGTGCTTTCGCTACCGCAATTGCTCCACCTACCGTATATATCTGCCCCATAACGCAGTCGTTGAGGCAGTGATGTACGTCGTGGCCTTCTCGTGTATCTTCGTTAGGGGCCCCTTCGTCAACCTCCTGAGGAAAGCGACTTCCCCTTCAAGACGCGCGAACAGGCGTTTCTGAACTAATCAGCACCTCAACTTTATGTCGGATAATATCTCGTGCTTTTGCTGTAAGCTCATAGCTAATACCCTTGGGGTCATCGACGTCCCAGTAGAGATAGTTGGGGGCGTGTATAAGCCAGTCTGGGGCGTACTGCTCGGTAACCATGCTGACTACGAGGTCGTATTTATCTAACATCTCTTGGGTTAACTGTGTGCTCTTATTGTTTCGTACGTCTATTCCAATTTCATCCATCACGTCGATAGTGAATGCTCGGTCTGGCAGCTCTCTCTTCCGCTCTAGCAGTGTCTGGCCAGGTTTCTGAACTGCGGTACCGGCAGAGTCGGCATCATGAGTGTGGGCCAACTTGTTGTAGAGAGCGGCAGCCATCTGGCTACGGGCAGTATTGCCAAGGCAGACGAATAAGACTCTCATCCTTGACAGTATACTCCCCCAATGAGTGAAAGCTCATTCGTATTAACAGAGTAGAGCGTTATATACACACATAATGTATATATTGACATAAGAATAATAAAGTTATAGAATATATAAACCATGTGTGCGGCAGGTAGAAATCGTAACCATGTTGTTATGGCTGGCGCCCCGTTCACCAAAGATATTCTTCACGATGAAGTTGGTAACGGTGGCGAGAGCTTCGCGCGCCTCAGATTAGTCGTGGGGACTATTGGTGCTGGCGCAGTTGCCGTAGCGCTAGATGGCATGACCGAAGAAGGACAGGCCGATCGCCGTGAGCTCTTATATGGCCCAGACCCCAATCTTTATGCCAACTGGGCTATTAGGGCGGCTTCCGCCGCCCCTGATATCCGTCTG
This region of Candidatus Saccharimonadales bacterium genomic DNA includes:
- a CDS encoding low molecular weight phosphatase family protein, whose product is MRVLFVCLGNTARSQMAAALYNKLAHTHDADSAGTAVQKPGQTLLERKRELPDRAFTIDVMDEIGIDVRNNKSTQLTQEMLDKYDLVVSMVTEQYAPDWLIHAPNYLYWDVDDPKGISYELTAKARDIIRHKVEVLISSETPVRAS